In Plasmodium reichenowi strain SY57 chromosome 5, whole genome shotgun sequence, the following proteins share a genomic window:
- a CDS encoding outer arm dynein lc3, putative has translation MKDGEHVIWNEHEFIERIYSIIDEILRNKSYSNNEINQWSNDICEMCMSYLYSKMLPFKYIISCYILKNTNKETSIHYSTYWDKADRCFQICWPNNMKDCNMICYVNIYTLEI, from the exons ATGAAGGATGGTGAACAT GTAATATGGAATGAACATGAATTTATAGAAAGGATTTATTCAATAATAGATg aaattttaagaaataaaagTTACTCCAATAATGAa ATTAACCAGTGGTCTAATGATATATGTGAAATGTGTATGAGTTACCTGTACTCAAAAATGCTCCCATTCAAATATATCa taagttgttatattttgaaaaatacCAACAAAGAAACGTCTATCCATTATTCAACTTATTGGGACAAAGCAGACa GATGTTTTCAAATATGTTGGCCtaataatatgaaagaCTGTAATATGATTTGTtatgttaatatttatacactagaaatataa
- a CDS encoding mitochondrial processing peptidase alpha subunit, putative, translating to MKKNLQCLNIFYKTKWRNIHNSSIVRSKENLNLQKIYTGEKQNFNKVSFKKEKIEDVIKEVKFDYYYFNEGKKNKYKDIPLNISIINESDFPPFKAVDDKLHFSVLENDLKIISTNRNNSVCSIGLYVKCGSRYEEINDKVNEQGMSVMLENMAFHSTAHLSHLRTIKSLEKIGATVSCNAFREHMVYSCECLKEYLPIVTNLIIGNVLFPRFLSWEMKNNVNRLNLMREKLFENNELYITELLHNTAWYNNTLGNKLYVYESSIENYTSENLRNFMLKHFSPKNMTLIGVNVEHDELTKWTSRAFQDYVPIPYTNQKEVTPKYTGGFISVEDKNVKKTNIAIAYETQGGWKSSDMITLTVLQTLMGGGGSFSTGGPGKGMYSRLFLNVLNSYNFIESCMAFSTQHSDTGLFGLYFTGEPSNTSDIINAMALEFQKMNRVTDEELNRAKKSLKSFMWMSLEYKSILMEDLARQMMILNRILTGKQLSDAIDSITKEDIQRVVHNFLKTKPTVVVYGNINYSPHYDEICNILGHK from the exons ATGAAGAAAAATCTACAATgtttgaatattttttataaaaccAAATGGAGAAATATACACAACAGTAGTATTGTGAGGTCAAAAGAAAATTTGAACcttcaaaaaatatatacaggagaaaaacaaaattttaACAAAGTATCTTTTAAGAAAGAGAAAATAGAAGATGTCATTAAAGAAGTGAAGTTTgattactattattttaatgaaggaaaaaaaaataaatacaagGATATTccattaaatatatctataatTAATGAATCAGACTTTCCTCCATTTAAGGCAGTTGATGATAAACTGCATTTCTCAGTATTAGAAAATGATTTGAAAATTATATCAACCAATAGAAACAATAGTGTGTGTTCGATAG GTTTATATGTGAAGTGCGGATCCAGATACGAAGAAATAAACGACAAAGTAAATGAACAAGGAATGAGCGTAATGCTTGAAAATATGGCTTTTCATAGTACGGCACATTTATCTCATTTAAGAACCATAAAATCACTCGAAAAAATAGGAGCTACTGTTAGTTGTAATGCCTTTCGTGAACATATGGTTTATAGTTGTGAATGcttaaaagaatatttacCTATTGTTACTAATTTAATAATAGGTAATGTATTATTTCCAAGATTTTTATCATGggaaatgaaaaataatgtaaacCGTTTAAATTTAATGCGTGAGaaattatttgaaaataatgaattatatataaccgaattattacataataCTGCATGGTATAATAATACCTTAGgtaataaattatatgtatatgaaTCCAGTAttgaaaattatacatCAGAAAATTTAAGGAATTTTATGTTGAAACATTTCTCACCAAAAAATATGACATTGATAGGTGTCAATGTAGAACATGATGAACTAACCAAATGGACTTCTAGAGCTTTTCAAGATTATGTTCCTATACCTTATACAAATCAAAAAGAAGTAACTCCAAAATACACAGGTGGATTTATAAGTGTAGAAGATAAAAATGTGAAGAAAACTAATATTGCCATCGCTTATGAAACACAAGGGGGTTGGAAAAGTTCTGATATGATCACCTTAACAGTATTACAAACATTAATGGGTGGTGGTGGCTCCTTTTCCACTGGTGGACCTGGAAAGGGTATGTATTCAAGATTATTCttaaatgttttaaataGCTATAATTTTATTGAATCATGTATGGCCTTTAGTACTCAGCATTCAGATACTGGTCTTTTTGGATTATACTTTACGGGAGAACCATCGAATACCTCTGATATAATAAACGCTATGGCATTAGAATTTCAAAAAATGAATAGAGTTACTGATGAAGAACTTAATAGAGCAAAGAAAAGCCTAAAAAGCTTTATGTGGATGAGTTTAGAATATAAATCAATATTAATGGAAGATTTAGCTAGACAAATGATGATTCTAAATAGAATATTAACAGGAAAACAATTATCAGACGCTATCGATTCTATAACAAAGGAAGACATTCAAAGGGTTGTTCATAATTTCTTGAAAACAAAACCAACAGTTGTTGTTTatggaaatataaattattcaCCTCATTATGATGAAATATGTAACATATTAGGacacaaataa
- a CDS encoding hypothetical protein (conserved Plasmodium protein, unknown function) — translation MTAKSPCLDILPFIFREEQISNRIQTFPTETMKKAYLELKGYFEQYKIYAEKLINFSGSMNDENQRKEKLIIKLRCEYYAVIFSQASKLLHEYINFRNRLILELAINVNGLINSIHPNIIQRLNEDEQKELQKYCENIRSERTRSKLQNKFTVCFLNDLIIEDLNYEGVQKEMKGRNVFYSAGLKVSVFEDKALDLQKCEWAKILRD, via the exons ATGACAGCAAAATCACCTTGTTTGGATATATTACCATTTATATTTCGGGAAGAACAAATAAGTAATAGAATACAAACATTTCCAACAGAGACTATGAAAAAGGCATACCTAGAATTAAAAGGCTACTTTgaacaatataaaatatatgctga aaaattaattaattttagCGGTTCTATGAATGATGAAAATCAAAGGAAAGAAAAATTGATCATTAAATTAAGATGCGAATACTATGCTGTGATATTTTCACAAGCATCCAAACTTTTACAtgaatatat AAATTTTAGAAACAGACTTATTTTAGAATTAGCTATAAATGTGAACGGACTTATTAATTCCATACACCCCAATATAATACAACGATTGAATGAAGACGAACAGAAGGAGTTACAGAAATATTGTGAA AATATAAGAAGTGAAAGAACCCGATCAAAATTGCAAAAt AAATTCACTGTGTGTTTTTTAAACGATTTAATTATTGAAGATTTAAATTATGAAGGAGTACAGAAAGAGATGAAAGGAAGGAACGTTTTTTATTCAGCAGGTTTGAAGGTAAGTGTGTTTGAAGACAAAGCTTTAGACTTGCAAAAATGCGAATGGGCTAAAATTTTAAGAGATTAA
- a CDS encoding hypothetical protein (conserved Plasmodium protein, unknown function), whose amino-acid sequence MKFINIKNIKLNYARSIRRPFSGYTGKNISDKDLVKKNDDWYIEETNFCLGRVTKLRFSEKDDMARRVLKIMDSQLSKMYTRMRDGTVIPYMSFYLNDVIDKPAPNHQFIEQPLIKWTWDEAYDEAYEES is encoded by the exons ATGAAatttataaacataaaaaatattaaattgaATTATGCGAGAAGTATAAGACGTCCTTTTAGTGGATACAcaggaaaaaatataagtgATAAAGATTTggttaaaaaaaatgacgACTg GTACATTGAAGAAACCAATTTTTGCTTAGGAAGAGTAACA AAACTCAGATTTTCTGAAAAGGATGATATGGCTAGAAGAGTCTTAAAAATTATGGACAGCCAACTAAGTAAAATGTATACAAGGATGAGAGATGGAACAGTTATTCCGTATATGTCATTTTACTTAAACGATGTAATAGATAAGCCTGCTCCTAACCATCAATTTATTGAACAACCTTTAATAAAATGGACATGGGACGAAGCCTATGATGAAGCATACGAAGAAAGTTAA
- a CDS encoding DnaJ protein, putative, with translation MDEPKNVSNSSNFGGEASYDNNQIVPKYNNNYETEKEEKNLISNIFSTRRPKHAGAGLVSGIKSVTKGIIVGTSFLFISPYLCAKAEGINGFFKGMFFGLLSAIIIPIVSLGVASYQIGRGIMNTPESITQKALGKIWDDEKREWYDFYYNLDEEANELLNITDDNKNNKYDRKKDTNNDEYYNKNGNIKVKNDEFYRILKVPTDASQNEIKRQYYKLAKEFHPDKCSDLKAKEQFQKIGEAYQVLGDVERRRRYDKEGKTAINNMQFIDSTFFFTLLFGSEKLDPYIGKLRMVMYVEYEQLYKDEDVQRLIIKEQNKREVQLALHLRDMINNYIFGDPDDYIIKFSQQIKELCQTSFGHIILENVAWSYENCANQFLGEKYSLFGISGKYYKMQQKKRVIGTGFKFVKTLIKTSSLANQIRKKEDDDDISYEKTAKVNKKIEDSLPTIVETMLNICLIDIDQTIKGVCKKVFTDMGVDENMRKTRAETLIILAKIMKKIIYDFKKNTEIMDTKKLFEDACMRACQKQDDDYI, from the exons ATGGATGAG cCTAAGAATGTAAGTAATAGTAGTAATTTTGGAGGGGAGGCTTCATACG ataataatcaaatagttccaaaatataataataattatgaaaccgaaaaagaagaaaagaatttaatcagcaatatattttcaacGAGAAGACCAAAACATGCAGGAGCAGGTTTAGTGTCCGGAATAAAATCTGTTACTAAGGGAATAATAGTTGGAACTAgctttttatttatatctcCATATTTATGTGCAAAGGCTGAAGGTATTAACGGTTTTTTTAAAGGTATGTTTTTTGGACTTTTAAGTGCTATAATAATTCCAATAGTTTCATTAGGTGTAGCTAGCTATCAAATAGGTAGAGGAATAATGAACACACCTGAATCGATTACTCAGAAGGCTTTGGGAAAAATATGGgatgatgaaaaaagagaatggtatgatttttattataatttggACGAGGAAGCaaatgaattattaaatattactgatgataataagaataataaatatgatagaaaaaaagatacaaataatgatgaatattataataagaatgggaatataaaagtaaaaaatgatgaattTTATAGAATATTAAAAGTTCCAACAGATGCGAGtcaaaatgaaattaaaagaCAATATTACAAATTAGCTAAAGAATTTCATCCAGATAAATGTTCTGATTTAAAAGCAAAAGAACAATTCCAAAAAATTGGAGAAGCTTATCAAGTTTTAGGAGATGTagaaagaagaagaagataTGATAAAGAAGGGAAAACCGCTATAAACAATATGCAATTTATTGATTCCACATTCTTTTTTACCTTATTATTTGGTAGTGAAAAATTAGATCCATATATTGGAAAATTAAGAATGGTTATGTATGTAGAATATGaacaattatataaagatgAAGATGTACAACGTcttattataaaagaacaaaataaaagagAAGTTCAATTAGCTTTACATTTAAGAgatatgataaataattatatatttggaGATCCAgatgattatataattaaattttctcaacaaattaaagaattatGTCAAACATCATTTGgtcatataatattagaAAATGTAGCATGGTCATATGAAAACTGTGCTAACCAATTCTTAGGTGAAAAATATAGTCTTTTTGGTATAAGtggaaaatattataaaatgcaacaaaaaaaaagagtTATAGGAACTGGTTTTAAATTTGTAAAAACCTTAATAAAAACCAGTTCATTAGCTAACcaaattagaaaaaaagaagatgatgatgatatatCGTATGAAAAAACTGCAAAagttaataaaaaaattgagGATTCCCTACCTACTATTGTAGAAACTATGTtaaatatttgtttaaTCGATATTGATCAAACCATAAAGGGAGTTTGTAAAAAGGTTTTTACTGATATGGGAGTGGATGAAAATATGAGAAAAACAAGAGCTGAAACTCTTATCATTCTAGCtaaaattatgaaaaaaataatttacgattttaaaaaaaatacgGAAATTATGGATACCAAGAAATTATTTGAAGACGCCTGCATGAG GGCTTGCCAAAAACAAGATGACgattatatatga
- a CDS encoding hypothetical protein (conserved Plasmodium protein, unknown function) has protein sequence MEIIKNEVLRYKRNNTFLIILYLRKCMSTRIVGGKKYAIQENKMSSIMDTINDNTIKSKIKNDSYFKEGNSNIIKSNNKMGEYKYGNISFLLKNAEYNARKDKNTLNDVIETIFQNTLIINNMNFVNFNMLLTFLNKYSLKIKNKKILHDIIFLLHKYIDIRNDVINNNNSSWVNIINAVAGICKNNSYLLYLICNNNNNKENVYDNRNDDMCDITNDDMCDITNDVIYDNIYDNTNKYKDNILNIHKNENINNTHSFIHKFIHRIMSTKNYIYSIREISLLFHACTKLNIKNDQLFSYFYELMLDKDFNKLNCLDIHLFLHSIYKLQLNCSNMFVQKIKEQVLKNLDDFSCGQLVNILLSYSYFFKKQTEGNKKYNTNQKKNEKDINKNDSKNCNINNNNNINNNINNNNNNNNNYDYMIDKKTMLYSFKGNTIQSDDILLHNIFNKCLLNLNSFPNREFCNFLNFIIQNKININEKEKNIILKNIIRLLQNKHNMLRLQLMIDLDIFTIINFIFKYNNDKDSINVLNHFSYINLEHHIINLIKRNKFKQDLLIYILHFYKNKNINFSAQNTTHANQNDILFFLQNISINKLDIKMKIILLSSIEWHNNLTQTIKDTEKYKDKKISQYNDYYYKLLKSLYDDIYNNLSKNHMMREITSMDNSYEELNICEKKKVDRVTFSYLDMKELLKLLKIKNDNNEDNNKKDKICVNKYNDYSMVSYKQKSYNNELIYHNDIKKVENNLFHILQEYIIDKEIIELFYIIIMNKNVYPHFIKKSEIIMNNYFETLNKDIIQNGHNNNNDNIRMEKKLSHNFIYTLNLCNENMFLKRNDISNFLYNKNILLKWLNNFMIYHVENIKNNVSLFFNLYVHMLLFDINNNINNFLNNLFEKICNLLKNPNLQFQNNLINIIDIYSCIIKLDKSEYNIYIKNIYNYTFLNIFQNYKQLNIKYMSLLFYSNIIHLFVHMYQPQFYNYHVSLSLRLLKQLFHVFINSLDKSTYNTILINFNEIQKYKIYNKNSIYETSTLTLNDIIYIYRSMTIFHFLNLYNYMTFKQLRIFYNFYHILKFIIFKVNNFSISDFTQTHKGVSFAHNSVLYFLNYFLKNTNKYNIMCEKVVFPLCIIDILIKRT, from the exons atggaaatcataaaaaatgaagtcttaagatataaaagaaataacacatttctaataatattatatttgaGAAAATGTATGAGTACAAGAATTGTAGGGGGTAAGAAATATGCAATacaagaaaataaaatgagTTCCATAATGGACAcaataaatgataatacaATTAAATCCAAAATTAAAAACGATTCATATTTCAAAGAGGGGaatagtaatattattaaaagtaataataaaatgggagaatataaatatggtAATATTagttttcttttaaaaaatgcTGAATATAATGCACGTAAGGATAAAAACACATTAAATGATGTAATAGAAActatttttcaaaatacattgataataaataatatgaattttgttaattttaatatgttaCTTACATTtcttaataaatattctttaaaaataaaaaataaaaaaatattacatgatattatattcttattacataaatatatagacATAAGAAATGatgttattaataataacaattcATCATGggtaaatataataaatgcTGTTGCAGGCATTTGTAAGAATAACAgttatttgttatatttaatttgtaataataataataataaggaaaATGTGTATGATAATAGGAATGATGATATGTGTGATATTACAAATGATGATATGTGTGATATTACAAATGATGttatttatgataatatatatgataatacGAATAAGTATAAggataatattttaaatatacacaaaaatgaaaatataaataatacacaTTCCTTTATTCACAAATTTATACATAGAATAATGAgtacaaaaaattatatatattccatAAGAGAAATTTCTTTATTGTTTCATGCATGCACAAAATtgaatattaaaaatgatcaATTATtctcttatttttatgaattaATGCTCGATAAAGATTTTAACAAATTAAATTGTTTAGATATACATCTGTTTCTTCATTCTATTTATAAACTACAACTAAATTGTTCTAATATGTTTgttcaaaaaataaaagaacaggttttaaaaaatttagaCGACTTTTCATGTGGGCAGCTAGTAAACATATTATTGtcttattcttatttttttaaaaaacaaacagaaggaaacaaaaaatacaataccaatcaaaaaaaaaatgaaaaagacATCAACAAAAATGATAGTAAAAACTGCAACAtcaacaataataataatattaataataatattaataataataataataataataataattatgattacatgatagataaaaaaacaatgctttattcttttaaagGAAACACCATTCAGTCCgatgatatattattacataatatattcaataaATGCTTATTAAATTTGAATTCATTTCCTAATAGAGAGTTTTGTAACTttcttaattttattattcaaaacaaaataaatataaacgaaaaagaaaagaatattattttgaaaaatataataaggttattacaaaataaacACAACATGCTGAGATTACAACTTATGATAGACTTAGACATATTTACAATTAtaaatttcatttttaaatataataatgataaggattctataaatgtattaaatcatttttCCTATATCAATTTGGAAcatcatataattaatttaataaaaagaaataaatttaaacaagatcttttaatatatatattacatttttataaaaataaaaatataaacttTTCTGCTCAAAATACTACACATGCTAATCAAaatgatattttattttttcttcaaaatattagtataaataaattagacataaaaatgaaaattatcTTGTTATCATCTATAGAATGGcataataatttaacaCAAACAATTAAAGATacagaaaaatataaagataaaaaaataagtcaatataatgattattattataaattattgaaaagtttatatgatgatatatataataatttatcaaAGAATCATATGATGCGTGAAATAACATCAATGGATAATAGCTatgaagaattaaatatatgtgaaaaaaaaaaagttgATAGAGTAACATTTAGTTATCTTGATATGAAAGAACTTTTAAAATTactaaaaataaaaaatgataataatgaggacaataataaaaaggataaaatatgtgtaaataaatataatgattattCAATGGTTTCCTATAAACAGAAatcttataataatgaacTTATTTATCACAATGATATAAAGAAAGTAGAAAATAatctttttcatatattacAAGAATACATAATAGATAAGGAAATCATCgaattattttatatcatcataatgAATAAGAATGTGTATCCTCactttataaaaaaatctgaaattattatgaataattattttgaaaCATTAAATAAGgatattatacaaaatggtcataataataataatgataatataagaatggagaaaaaattatcacACAATTTTATCTATACATTAAATTTGTGTAATGAAAATATGTTCTTAAAAAGGAATGATATATCCaactttttatataataaaaatatactaTTAAAATGGttgaataattttatgatatatcatgtagagaatataaaaaataacgtatctttattttttaatttatatgtacatatgcttttatttgatataaataataatataaataatttcttaaataatttatttgaaaaaatatgtaatttGTTGAAAAATCCTAATTTGCAATTTCagaataatttaataaatatcatCGATATATACTCatgtataattaaattGGATAAGTctgaatataatatatatataaaaaatatatacaattatacatttttaaatatttttcaaaattataaacaattaaatattaaatatatgtcacttttattttattcaaatataatacatttatttgtaCATATGTATCAACCacaattttataattatcacGTGTCTTTATCATTACGATTATTAAAACAATTATTTcatgtatttataaattcCTTGGATAAGTCTACATATAATacaattttaataaattttaatgaaattcaaaaatataagatatacaataaaaattcAATATATGAAACATCTACATTAACATTgaatgatataatatatatatataggtCTATGACcatatttcattttcttaatttatataattatatgacCTTCAAACAATTAAGGATTTTTTACAATTTCTATCATATCTTAAAgtttatcatatttaaaGTGAACAATTTTTCCATAAGCGACTTTACGCAAACGCATAAAG GAGTTTCTTTTGCACATAATTCAGTTTTATACTtcttaaattattttcttaaaaatacaaacaaatataatattatgtgtGAGAAAGTTGTTTTCCCATTGTGTATAATcgatatattaattaaaagGACATGA